One Candidatus Ornithobacterium hominis genomic region harbors:
- the queG gene encoding tRNA epoxyqueuosine(34) reductase QueG, with translation MNIQQRTTFVKKRAKELGFLNCGISKAEFLEEEAPRFEAWLKKGFHGELGYMENHFDKRLDPTKLVPGAKSVISFSFNYYTENQQPEDSYKISKYAYGKDYHFVVKDKLFQLFNELQDEIGEINGRVFVDSAPVLDRAWAKRSGLGWVGKNSNILAKGTGSFFFLAEIISDVEFEYDSPFKTDHCGSCTACIDACPTQAIEAPRMVNASKCISYATIELKNEIPAHFQDRMEDWMFGCDICQDVCPWNRFSKPHQEREFEPHPAIQSFKKKEWEELSQEMFNEIFRKSAVKRTKYTGLMRNMKFIKP, from the coding sequence ATGAACATTCAACAACGGACGACTTTCGTTAAAAAAAGAGCTAAAGAATTAGGATTCCTGAATTGTGGCATTTCAAAAGCAGAATTCTTGGAAGAAGAGGCGCCACGCTTTGAGGCTTGGCTAAAAAAAGGATTCCACGGTGAGTTGGGCTATATGGAAAATCATTTTGATAAAAGATTAGACCCAACTAAATTGGTGCCAGGAGCGAAATCAGTCATTTCTTTTTCATTCAATTATTATACTGAAAATCAACAACCTGAGGATTCATATAAAATCTCTAAATATGCCTACGGGAAAGATTATCATTTTGTGGTAAAAGATAAACTTTTCCAGCTCTTTAATGAATTGCAAGATGAAATCGGTGAAATCAATGGTCGGGTTTTTGTAGATTCTGCCCCCGTTCTAGACCGCGCCTGGGCAAAACGTAGCGGGCTGGGCTGGGTGGGGAAAAATAGTAACATTTTAGCCAAAGGAACGGGTAGTTTCTTTTTCTTAGCAGAAATCATTTCTGATGTTGAATTTGAGTATGATTCTCCTTTCAAGACTGACCACTGCGGTAGCTGTACCGCCTGTATCGACGCCTGCCCAACCCAAGCTATTGAAGCTCCTAGGATGGTGAACGCTTCCAAATGCATCTCCTACGCCACGATTGAACTAAAGAATGAGATTCCAGCACATTTCCAAGACCGAATGGAGGATTGGATGTTTGGTTGCGATATTTGCCAAGATGTTTGCCCATGGAATCGATTTTCTAAACCTCACCAAGAGAGAGAGTTTGAACCTCATCCCGCAATTCAATCTTTTAAAAAGAAAGAATGGGAAGAATTAAGCCAAGAAATGTTTAATGAAATTTTTAGAAAATCCGCAGTGAAACGCACCAAATATACTGGGCTGATGCGAAATATGAAATTTATTAAGCCTTAA
- the radA gene encoding DNA repair protein RadA, translating into MAKSKTQYYCQNCGAQFPKWMGKCSNCGEWNTIAEEVVSKNEPDKPWRSQNDKNPVLFNIQDIPAGQETRIITQNQELNRVLGGGLVLGSVILLGGEPGIGKSTLLLQVALQFNDLKVLYVSGEESASQIKLRAERLGIETDSCFVLTETQTHKIFKKAKEIQPHLLIIDSVQTLQSQLVESSPGSVSQIRESTSELIHFAKETNVPVVLVGHITKEGSIAGPKVLEHMVDVVLQFEGERNHLYRLLRAQKNRFGSTAELGIFEMQGNGLREVSNPSEVLISAKDHTLSGNAIAATMEGIRPMLIEIQALVSTAVYGTPQRSTTGFDIKRLNMLLAVLEKRAGFQLGAKDVFLNITGGIRVDDPAIDLAVICAILSSYENQALPDNCCFAAEVGLSGEIRPVNRVEQRVLEAEKLGYDVIFISKYNKINPGDFQIRVELLGTVGDLYRLMF; encoded by the coding sequence ATGGCAAAATCTAAAACACAATACTATTGTCAAAATTGTGGGGCTCAATTCCCGAAGTGGATGGGCAAATGCAGCAACTGTGGCGAATGGAATACTATAGCAGAAGAAGTTGTTTCTAAAAACGAACCCGATAAACCTTGGCGAAGTCAAAATGATAAAAATCCAGTTTTATTTAACATTCAAGATATTCCTGCTGGGCAAGAGACTAGAATTATTACTCAAAATCAAGAATTAAACCGAGTATTGGGCGGAGGATTAGTGTTGGGTTCTGTTATTTTATTAGGCGGAGAGCCTGGCATCGGAAAATCCACACTGCTGCTACAAGTGGCGTTGCAATTCAATGATTTAAAGGTTTTGTACGTATCAGGAGAAGAAAGTGCTTCGCAAATTAAATTACGGGCGGAACGCTTGGGCATTGAAACCGATTCTTGCTTTGTGTTGACGGAAACTCAGACTCATAAAATATTCAAAAAAGCAAAAGAAATTCAGCCACATTTACTTATCATTGATTCAGTACAAACTCTTCAAAGTCAACTGGTAGAATCATCTCCAGGAAGCGTTTCGCAGATTCGGGAAAGCACATCAGAACTAATTCATTTTGCGAAAGAAACCAATGTGCCAGTAGTTTTAGTCGGTCACATTACTAAAGAGGGATCAATTGCTGGACCTAAAGTTTTGGAACATATGGTAGATGTCGTTTTGCAGTTTGAAGGCGAAAGAAATCATTTATATCGCCTTTTGCGAGCACAGAAGAACCGCTTTGGCTCTACAGCGGAATTAGGAATTTTCGAAATGCAAGGCAATGGTTTGAGGGAAGTTAGCAACCCCTCAGAAGTGCTCATTAGTGCCAAAGATCACACACTGAGCGGCAATGCCATAGCTGCTACGATGGAGGGCATCCGCCCCATGCTGATAGAAATTCAAGCCTTGGTCAGTACGGCGGTTTATGGTACGCCACAGCGTTCTACCACGGGATTTGATATTAAGCGTCTCAATATGCTTTTGGCTGTTTTAGAAAAAAGAGCTGGATTTCAATTGGGTGCCAAAGATGTCTTCTTGAATATTACAGGAGGAATACGCGTGGATGATCCTGCTATAGATTTAGCTGTAATTTGTGCCATTTTGTCTTCGTATGAAAATCAAGCATTGCCAGATAATTGCTGCTTTGCAGCAGAGGTGGGATTGAGCGGAGAAATTCGCCCAGTCAATCGGGTGGAACAAAGGGTTTTAGAAGCAGAAAAACTAGGCTATGATGTTATTTTTATTTCCAAATATAACAAAATTAATCCAGGAGATTTTCAGATACGAGTAGAGTTATTGGGAACAGTGGGTGATTTGTACCGATTAATGTTTTAA
- the aroC gene encoding chorismate synthase, giving the protein MFHPFGKLYQLTTFGESHGAALGGIITGCPANQLLDLEKIQYELSRRKPGQSSIVTQRKEADEVEFLSGIFEGKTTGTPIGFIIRNQNQKSQDYSHNVDAFRPSHADFTYYKKYGIRDYRGGGRSSARETANWVVGGAVAKQMLPQISIQAYVSSVGEIFLEKPYQALDLMKTEENIVRCPDENTAQQMIDYIKQVRKEGDTVGGTVTCVIKNVPVGWGEPVFDKLHARLGQAMLSINAVKGFEYGSGFCGSKMRGSEHNDLFNPDGTTQTNLSGGVQGGISNGMDIYFRVAFKPVATLMQTQLTINQKGEKVEMQGKGRHDPCVVPRAVPIVEALSAMVLLDFKLIHQAFQ; this is encoded by the coding sequence ATGTTTCATCCTTTCGGGAAATTGTATCAGCTCACTACTTTTGGCGAAAGTCACGGAGCTGCGTTAGGTGGCATCATTACTGGTTGCCCAGCAAATCAATTGCTAGATTTAGAAAAAATTCAGTATGAATTGTCGCGGCGAAAACCTGGGCAATCTTCGATTGTAACACAGCGTAAAGAAGCTGATGAAGTAGAGTTTCTCAGTGGAATTTTTGAAGGGAAAACAACGGGAACTCCCATCGGATTTATTATCAGAAATCAAAATCAAAAAAGTCAAGACTATAGTCATAATGTAGATGCCTTTCGCCCCTCCCACGCCGACTTCACGTATTACAAAAAGTATGGCATCAGAGACTACCGTGGAGGCGGACGTTCCTCTGCTCGAGAAACCGCCAATTGGGTCGTGGGTGGAGCAGTAGCAAAGCAAATGTTGCCACAGATTTCTATTCAAGCCTATGTTTCTTCCGTAGGCGAAATTTTTTTGGAGAAGCCTTATCAGGCACTGGATTTGATGAAAACGGAAGAAAATATAGTACGTTGCCCTGATGAAAATACCGCACAGCAAATGATCGACTACATTAAGCAAGTGAGAAAAGAAGGTGATACCGTTGGCGGAACGGTAACTTGTGTGATAAAAAATGTTCCTGTGGGCTGGGGTGAGCCAGTTTTTGATAAACTCCACGCACGCTTGGGGCAGGCGATGCTTAGCATCAATGCGGTAAAGGGATTTGAATACGGTAGTGGATTCTGCGGGAGCAAAATGCGTGGAAGTGAGCACAATGATTTATTTAATCCTGACGGAACAACTCAAACGAACCTTTCAGGTGGTGTGCAAGGTGGAATTTCTAATGGAATGGATATTTACTTTCGAGTCGCCTTTAAGCCTGTTGCTACTTTGATGCAGACTCAACTGACGATAAATCAGAAAGGAGAAAAAGTAGAAATGCAAGGCAAAGGGCGGCACGACCCGTGTGTGGTTCCTCGAGCGGTACCGATTGTAGAAGCGTTGAGCGCCATGGTTTTATTAGATTTTAAATTAATTCATCAGGCTTTTCAGTAA
- a CDS encoding 3-deoxy-D-manno-octulosonic acid transferase yields the protein MNFLYQIFIQLFCFGYWLSSFFTEKAKKGWQGRKKQKKIIKALEKEEFIWMHCSSVGEFEQGRPVLEAIKKKYPKRKIALSFFSPSGFELRKNYPKADIVFYLPLDTRANVADLLENFNPKILILVKYDYWLNLLKALKIREIPVVVISAIFRENQYKNQIFANYFFKALKNHITHFFVQHDKSAQILESYGFSDFSVVGDTRFDRVQQIASQKIEIQWLEKFKGLKKILVLGSTWHSDEEVFLNFLNRKLPTDWKAVIVPHEINQQNISHFKEIFGEKVSFYSKNINPETEILVVDAVGFLSQIYAYADTAYVGGGFNKSGVHNTLEPAVFGLPTVIGPRHEKFNEVQLLIENQVVFPIENEQEFEETFQFIQAQNPDDFKRRSKEVFNQNLGATLKILDFLEENKLL from the coding sequence ATGAATTTTCTTTATCAAATTTTTATACAGCTTTTTTGTTTCGGTTACTGGCTAAGTTCTTTTTTTACTGAAAAGGCAAAAAAAGGATGGCAAGGGAGAAAAAAACAAAAAAAAATTATAAAGGCTTTAGAAAAAGAAGAATTCATTTGGATGCATTGCAGCTCTGTAGGTGAGTTTGAGCAAGGGCGACCAGTCTTGGAAGCCATCAAAAAAAAATACCCGAAGCGCAAAATAGCACTTTCATTTTTTTCGCCCAGTGGATTTGAGCTTCGGAAAAATTATCCTAAGGCAGATATTGTCTTCTACTTACCTCTCGATACACGCGCTAACGTCGCAGATTTATTAGAAAACTTTAATCCCAAAATTTTAATTTTAGTCAAGTATGATTATTGGTTAAACTTATTAAAAGCACTAAAAATCAGGGAAATACCCGTTGTAGTCATCAGTGCAATTTTTCGTGAAAATCAGTATAAAAATCAAATTTTCGCCAATTATTTTTTTAAGGCTTTAAAAAATCACATCACACACTTTTTCGTTCAGCACGATAAATCAGCACAAATTTTAGAATCCTACGGCTTTTCTGATTTTAGCGTTGTAGGAGATACGCGTTTTGACAGAGTACAGCAAATCGCAAGTCAAAAGATTGAAATTCAATGGTTAGAAAAATTTAAAGGCTTAAAAAAAATTTTGGTTTTGGGCAGCACGTGGCACAGCGACGAAGAAGTTTTCTTGAATTTCCTCAACAGAAAGCTCCCCACCGATTGGAAAGCGGTCATCGTTCCCCATGAAATCAACCAACAAAACATTTCTCATTTCAAAGAAATTTTTGGTGAAAAAGTCAGTTTTTATTCAAAAAATATCAATCCCGAAACTGAAATTTTGGTGGTAGATGCCGTCGGCTTTTTAAGCCAAATCTATGCCTATGCAGACACGGCGTATGTGGGAGGGGGCTTCAATAAATCGGGAGTACACAATACGCTAGAGCCAGCTGTTTTTGGGCTTCCGACAGTGATTGGCCCTCGCCATGAGAAATTTAATGAAGTTCAACTTTTGATTGAAAATCAAGTGGTTTTCCCGATAGAAAATGAGCAGGAGTTTGAAGAAACCTTTCAATTCATTCAAGCTCAAAATCCCGATGATTTCAAAAGGCGAAGTAAAGAAGTTTTTAATCAAAATTTGGGAGCGACGCTGAAGATTTTAGATTTTTTGGAAGAAAATAAGTTGTTGTAA
- the galE gene encoding UDP-glucose 4-epimerase GalE: MNKKILVTGGLGYIGSHTVVELQNNGFEVVVIDDLSNSEEFVHEKIEQITNKKLEYHLIDLKDQEAVDEFFSHQDIAGVIHFAAHKAVGESVEKPLMYYRNNIVGLLNLLEAARDQNIGNFIFSSSCTVYGQADELPIDENAPLKKAESPYGKTKQMGEEILEDFSETYKKNVIALRYFNPIGAHPTALIGELPKGIPNNLIPFVTQTAAGIREQLSVFGDDYPTRDGTAIRDYIYVMDLAKAHVMALQRLLDGKNKKNYEIFNLGTGTGSTVLEVIQAFEKANKVKLKYKITERRAGDITAAYADNTKAEKELGWKPETNLEESLRTAWEWQKTLK, translated from the coding sequence ATGAATAAAAAAATATTAGTTACAGGCGGGCTAGGCTACATCGGTTCTCACACGGTGGTGGAACTACAAAATAATGGTTTTGAGGTTGTAGTCATTGATGATTTATCTAATTCTGAGGAATTTGTCCATGAAAAAATTGAACAAATCACCAATAAAAAATTAGAATATCACCTCATCGATTTAAAAGATCAAGAAGCTGTAGATGAGTTTTTTAGTCATCAAGATATCGCTGGAGTCATTCATTTTGCTGCACACAAAGCCGTGGGCGAAAGTGTAGAAAAACCACTGATGTATTACAGAAATAACATCGTAGGTTTGCTAAATCTGCTAGAAGCAGCACGCGATCAAAATATTGGAAACTTCATATTCAGCTCTTCTTGCACAGTTTACGGGCAAGCAGATGAACTACCCATTGATGAGAATGCTCCGCTAAAAAAAGCAGAAAGCCCATACGGGAAAACAAAGCAAATGGGTGAGGAAATTTTAGAAGACTTCAGTGAGACTTATAAAAAAAATGTTATAGCTCTCAGATACTTCAACCCCATTGGAGCGCACCCCACAGCATTGATTGGTGAACTACCCAAAGGAATTCCCAATAACTTGATACCTTTTGTAACGCAGACTGCCGCTGGCATACGAGAGCAACTCTCCGTTTTCGGAGATGATTACCCCACTCGCGACGGAACAGCTATTCGCGACTATATTTATGTGATGGATTTAGCAAAAGCTCACGTGATGGCTCTTCAACGTCTTTTGGATGGGAAAAATAAGAAAAACTATGAAATCTTCAACTTGGGAACTGGCACAGGTTCCACGGTTTTAGAAGTCATTCAAGCTTTTGAAAAAGCCAATAAAGTCAAACTAAAATATAAAATTACTGAGCGCCGTGCAGGAGATATCACCGCTGCCTATGCTGATAATACTAAAGCTGAAAAGGAATTAGGCTGGAAGCCAGAAACAAATCTAGAAGAGTCTTTGCGGACCGCTTGGGAATGGCAAAAAACTTTGAAATAA
- a CDS encoding RrF2 family transcriptional regulator, producing the protein MFSKSSEYSIKALIFIAQKTWDGQRVSIKEVAKGIDSPEYFIGKILQVLSKKGFVRSAKGPNGGFYMDEKTLCTPLAEIVKEFEGDKIFTGCALGLDECSETRPCPLHNEFKKIRNDLSILLNNTKIETYINDLNSNLTFLKR; encoded by the coding sequence ATGTTTTCTAAAAGTAGTGAATATTCTATTAAAGCTTTGATTTTCATTGCGCAAAAAACTTGGGATGGGCAAAGAGTCTCGATAAAAGAGGTGGCAAAAGGCATCGATTCCCCTGAATATTTTATTGGGAAAATCTTACAAGTTTTGAGTAAAAAAGGTTTCGTACGCTCGGCAAAAGGACCCAACGGCGGATTTTATATGGATGAGAAAACCCTTTGCACGCCTCTTGCAGAAATTGTAAAAGAATTTGAGGGAGATAAAATTTTCACGGGTTGCGCACTGGGATTGGATGAGTGCTCTGAGACTCGCCCTTGCCCGCTACACAATGAGTTTAAAAAAATTAGAAATGATTTATCTATTTTGTTAAACAATACTAAAATTGAGACGTATATTAATGATTTGAATTCAAATCTGACTTTCTTGAAAAGATAA
- a CDS encoding CopD family protein: MSHHLLLVLHLIGACIWVGGHLVLSVGILPEVYKKKDISILLNFEKKYEKIGMPALLIMLITGVWMAYQFGVPVQDWFQFKNPMETAISIKIILLLATLAFALSAQIRVIPHLSYQNLNLMTFHIISVTILSLLFLITGTYLRYGGVNF; encoded by the coding sequence ATGTCTCATCATTTACTTTTAGTTTTACATTTAATCGGTGCTTGCATTTGGGTGGGCGGACATTTAGTTTTAAGCGTAGGGATTTTGCCTGAAGTTTATAAGAAAAAAGACATTTCAATCTTACTTAATTTCGAGAAAAAATATGAGAAAATCGGTATGCCAGCACTGCTGATAATGCTAATTACTGGCGTTTGGATGGCATATCAATTTGGCGTTCCTGTGCAGGATTGGTTTCAATTTAAAAACCCGATGGAAACCGCTATTTCTATCAAAATTATTTTACTGCTCGCCACATTAGCATTTGCATTAAGTGCACAAATTCGTGTAATTCCTCATCTTTCTTATCAAAATTTAAACCTAATGACTTTTCACATCATCAGTGTTACGATTCTTAGCTTATTGTTTTTAATCACAGGAACTTATCTCCGCTATGGAGGAGTTAATTTCTAA
- a CDS encoding DegT/DnrJ/EryC1/StrS family aminotransferase produces MEKIQMVDLVSQYQKIKSEIDKKVIEVMESSAYINGPEVKAFEKELADYLEVKHVIACANGTDALQVALMSLGLEPDDEVITSNFTFAATAEVIDLLKLKSVLVDVDPETFNINPKELEKAISPKTKAIIPVHLFGQCANMEAILEIAKKHDLAVIEDTAQAMGSDFTFSNGETKKAGTMGHLGCTSFFPSKNLGCFGDGGAIFTNNDDLAYRIRGIANHGMYERYYHDEIGVNSRLDSMQAAILRVKLPYLEQYNKARRWAANEYDKRFEGNPNISIPKRSENSTHVFHQYTLKIKNADRNLLQKYLTEKEIPAMIYYPVPLHQQKAYNRGAYADEQFPITMDLVEQVISLPMHSELSISQIEKISTNVLNFFNE; encoded by the coding sequence ATGGAAAAAATACAAATGGTGGATTTGGTCAGTCAGTACCAAAAAATTAAATCTGAAATTGATAAAAAAGTGATTGAAGTGATGGAGTCTTCAGCTTACATCAATGGCCCTGAGGTGAAGGCCTTTGAAAAAGAATTGGCTGATTATCTAGAGGTAAAACACGTTATTGCTTGTGCCAACGGGACGGATGCTCTACAAGTGGCTCTGATGTCCCTAGGGCTGGAACCTGACGATGAGGTCATTACCTCCAATTTCACTTTTGCAGCTACGGCTGAGGTGATTGATTTACTGAAATTGAAATCAGTCTTAGTGGATGTAGATCCCGAGACATTTAATATTAACCCTAAAGAGTTAGAAAAAGCTATTTCACCGAAAACAAAGGCTATTATCCCTGTTCATTTATTTGGTCAATGTGCTAATATGGAAGCTATTTTAGAGATTGCAAAAAAACATGATTTAGCTGTGATAGAAGATACCGCCCAAGCCATGGGCTCTGATTTCACGTTTAGCAATGGCGAAACTAAAAAAGCAGGAACGATGGGCCATTTGGGTTGTACTTCTTTCTTCCCTTCCAAAAATTTGGGCTGCTTTGGTGATGGAGGTGCTATCTTTACTAATAATGATGATTTGGCTTACCGTATTCGCGGGATTGCCAATCATGGAATGTACGAACGCTATTATCACGATGAAATTGGAGTAAATTCTCGTTTAGATAGTATGCAGGCAGCTATTCTACGCGTGAAGTTACCTTACTTAGAGCAATATAATAAGGCGAGAAGATGGGCAGCCAACGAATATGATAAAAGATTTGAGGGGAATCCCAATATTTCGATTCCCAAAAGAAGCGAAAATTCTACGCATGTTTTCCATCAATATACTTTAAAAATCAAAAATGCTGATAGAAACCTGCTACAAAAATACTTGACTGAAAAGGAAATTCCAGCAATGATTTACTATCCTGTGCCTTTGCATCAGCAGAAAGCTTATAATCGTGGAGCTTATGCCGATGAGCAGTTTCCTATAACAATGGATTTGGTAGAGCAAGTAATCTCGCTACCAATGCACAGCGAGTTGAGTATTAGCCAAATCGAAAAAATAAGTACAAACGTTTTAAACTTTTTCAATGAATAA
- the ruvB gene encoding Holliday junction branch migration DNA helicase RuvB, protein MDAYLNPNEDFFPEEELNQEEKFRPQSFGDFAGQAHILDNLEVFVKAAKMRGESLDHVLLHGPPGLGKTTLAHIIANELGVGIKVTSGPVLDKPGDLAGLLTNLEPNDVLFIDEIHRMSSIIEEYLYSAMEDYKIDILIESGPNARSVEINLNPFTLIGATTRSGLLTAPLRARFGINCRFEYYNVELLSTILERSARILGTPLHEEASIEIAGRSRGTPRIANALLRRTRDFAQIKGNGQIDKKMAEYSLQALKVDKNGLDEMDNKILTTMIEKFKGGPVGLTTIATAVAENPGTIEEVYEPFLIQEGYLMRTPRGREVTDKAYQHLGLAKSANQQNLLFE, encoded by the coding sequence ATGGATGCTTACCTAAATCCAAATGAAGATTTCTTCCCAGAAGAAGAATTGAATCAAGAAGAGAAATTCAGGCCCCAAAGTTTTGGTGATTTTGCTGGGCAAGCTCATATTTTAGATAATTTGGAGGTTTTTGTGAAGGCCGCAAAAATGCGTGGAGAATCGCTAGACCACGTGCTTTTGCATGGGCCGCCAGGCTTGGGTAAAACGACTTTGGCGCATATCATTGCCAATGAGCTGGGCGTGGGAATCAAAGTAACATCTGGCCCAGTGTTAGATAAGCCAGGAGATTTGGCGGGTTTGCTAACTAATTTAGAGCCCAATGATGTTCTTTTTATCGATGAAATCCATCGGATGTCTTCCATTATCGAAGAATATTTGTACTCTGCAATGGAAGATTATAAAATTGATATTCTTATAGAATCGGGTCCCAATGCACGTTCGGTAGAAATCAACCTCAATCCGTTTACACTCATTGGTGCAACGACTCGCTCTGGCTTGTTGACTGCTCCTTTGCGTGCTAGATTTGGCATCAATTGCCGTTTTGAATATTATAATGTGGAACTTCTCAGCACTATTTTAGAGCGTAGTGCCCGAATTTTAGGGACACCTTTGCATGAAGAGGCCTCCATCGAAATTGCAGGCAGAAGCCGCGGAACACCGAGAATTGCAAATGCTTTGCTCCGCAGAACGAGAGATTTTGCTCAAATTAAAGGAAATGGGCAGATTGATAAAAAAATGGCTGAATACAGCCTACAAGCTTTGAAAGTAGATAAAAATGGGTTGGATGAGATGGACAACAAAATTCTTACGACGATGATAGAGAAATTCAAGGGCGGCCCAGTGGGGTTAACTACCATTGCAACTGCTGTGGCAGAAAATCCAGGGACAATAGAAGAAGTCTATGAGCCATTTCTGATTCAGGAAGGCTACTTGATGCGCACACCGCGTGGCAGAGAAGTTACTGACAAAGCTTATCAACATTTGGGGTTGGCAAAAAGTGCAAATCAACAAAATCTTCTTTTCGAATGA
- a CDS encoding S66 peptidase family protein, giving the protein MRKLKSNSSIAIAAPAGRIFLQDLDFAIYWVEQNGWNAVYSKEIFKAHDFGYHYAGNTEHRKNQLQTYLDDENIDAIWFARGGYGSVQIIDDLDFSSLQKNPKWLIGYSDITVFHNHLNNLGIPTLHAVTAKQLNATYSDETYTSLLNVLRGETLNHEIAPYWLNIKGKARGKLVGGNLSIIYSLLGSDSFIQGENLILFIEDWQENWYHLDRMLMAIKRSGLLSRIRGLVVGSFTKMDIKGENQNYEQAFDEASNQIIHSFVKDLNIPVAFQFPSGHIGDNRALILGNDVILDVSEKKSMLKFFKP; this is encoded by the coding sequence ATGAGAAAATTAAAATCTAATTCCAGCATTGCTATAGCCGCTCCTGCGGGGAGAATTTTTTTGCAAGATTTAGATTTTGCCATCTATTGGGTTGAACAAAACGGCTGGAATGCTGTGTATTCAAAAGAAATTTTTAAGGCACATGATTTTGGTTACCATTATGCTGGGAATACCGAACATCGTAAAAATCAGCTTCAAACTTATCTGGATGATGAAAATATAGACGCCATTTGGTTTGCCCGTGGTGGCTACGGTTCGGTGCAAATCATAGATGATTTAGATTTTTCAAGCCTTCAAAAAAATCCTAAATGGCTGATAGGTTATTCAGACATTACGGTTTTTCACAATCATTTGAATAACTTAGGCATTCCAACGCTACATGCGGTTACGGCAAAGCAATTGAATGCCACTTATTCAGATGAAACTTATACAAGTTTGCTAAATGTTCTGAGGGGCGAAACTTTAAATCATGAAATCGCCCCTTATTGGCTGAACATCAAAGGAAAAGCACGGGGGAAATTAGTTGGTGGAAATCTTTCTATCATATACAGTTTGTTAGGCAGTGATTCCTTTATTCAAGGTGAAAATTTAATCCTATTCATAGAAGATTGGCAAGAAAACTGGTATCATTTGGATAGAATGTTGATGGCGATAAAAAGGAGCGGTTTGCTTTCACGCATCCGAGGTTTGGTTGTGGGAAGTTTCACCAAAATGGACATCAAGGGTGAAAACCAAAACTATGAGCAAGCGTTTGATGAGGCTTCAAACCAAATCATTCACAGTTTTGTAAAAGATTTGAATATTCCTGTGGCGTTTCAGTTCCCGAGCGGACATATCGGCGACAATCGTGCATTGATTTTAGGAAACGATGTGATTTTGGATGTTTCTGAAAAAAAATCTATGTTAAAATTTTTTAAGCCTTAG
- the ric gene encoding iron-sulfur cluster repair di-iron protein, whose product MDIKNELIGNIVAKDFRTAAIFKKNQIDFCCRGGRTIEDACADKNINPQAIYDEIENLNIKQDNTIDFNAFPLDLLADYVEKTHHRYVEEKTPVLLTFLDKIRKVHGEHHPELFEVYELFEASSRDLAAHLKKEELILFPFIRKMIKAKISGEKLEQPHFGTVENPVNMMKEEHTVEGDRMRKIAELTNEFQPPADACNTYQVAFAMLQDFENDLHKHIHLENNILFPKSLQLEESFKI is encoded by the coding sequence ATGGATATTAAAAATGAATTAATTGGCAACATCGTTGCAAAAGACTTTAGAACTGCTGCAATTTTCAAAAAAAATCAAATTGATTTTTGCTGCCGCGGTGGTAGAACGATAGAAGATGCTTGTGCTGATAAAAATATTAATCCTCAGGCGATTTATGATGAGATTGAAAATTTAAATATCAAGCAAGATAACACGATAGATTTCAATGCTTTCCCATTAGATTTATTGGCTGATTATGTAGAGAAAACTCACCACCGCTACGTGGAAGAGAAAACGCCTGTTTTGTTAACTTTCTTAGATAAAATCCGTAAAGTTCACGGAGAGCACCACCCAGAATTGTTTGAAGTTTATGAGCTATTTGAGGCTTCATCACGTGATTTAGCCGCACATTTGAAAAAAGAAGAACTAATTCTTTTCCCTTTCATTAGAAAAATGATAAAAGCTAAAATCTCTGGCGAAAAGCTAGAGCAACCTCATTTCGGTACGGTAGAGAATCCTGTGAATATGATGAAAGAAGAGCACACCGTGGAGGGTGACCGTATGAGAAAAATTGCTGAATTGACCAATGAGTTTCAACCTCCAGCAGATGCGTGCAACACCTATCAAGTAGCTTTTGCCATGTTGCAAGATTTTGAAAATGATTTGCATAAGCATATTCATTTAGAGAATAATATTTTATTCCCCAAATCATTGCAACTAGAAGAGAGTTTTAAAATTTAA